One genomic segment of Intestinimonas butyriciproducens includes these proteins:
- a CDS encoding LCP family protein — protein MNPEKEHKKGGSRLQKSTEKPEKQKKPRVPLTSRQKALRVVYIVVTVIAAIIVTAFAASRLLFVKPNVPTTQNRPKPPVASGEPISSDAPEINDSGRKEDFFTFLIIGRDTGGGGNTDTVMLVAYDVPNQKLSVMNIPRDTMVNVSWDIKRINSVYNVYGGGDEGIQALFDEVSQLVGFIPDFSVVVEWEAVGEMAEAIGGVDFEVPVNMNYDDPTQDLHIHISKGMQHLDGEGVMKVLRFRDGNNNTGYVNGDIGRIETQQKLLKAIVEKLLTKVTEPSTILNLAGVFTENVTTDLTVQNIFWFGQQAVLGKPPLSIDNVNFVTMPCTNKSVWSRSFAGKSYQFQSYVVPNTEELVSVVNEYFNPYLEDLDDKDLDIMYVNSDGTIGSSTGVLEDTRHNSAWAAYKSTPKETPTPEVSETPELPESTETPAPGVTPDPGATSAPPGGGGGETTAPTATPSVGLEGPTDDEPAAPEPTPTPDSGAESGPPEGIPII, from the coding sequence ATGAACCCAGAGAAAGAGCATAAAAAAGGCGGCAGCCGCCTCCAGAAAAGCACCGAGAAACCGGAGAAGCAGAAAAAGCCGCGTGTGCCGCTGACGTCCCGACAGAAAGCCCTGCGGGTGGTCTATATCGTTGTCACAGTCATTGCGGCGATCATTGTGACGGCGTTTGCGGCATCCCGCCTCCTGTTTGTCAAGCCGAACGTCCCCACCACGCAGAACCGCCCCAAGCCGCCGGTCGCCAGCGGGGAGCCGATCTCCTCCGACGCGCCGGAGATCAACGACAGCGGGCGGAAAGAAGATTTCTTCACCTTTCTCATCATTGGGCGGGACACGGGCGGCGGCGGGAACACCGACACGGTGATGCTGGTGGCCTACGATGTGCCCAATCAGAAGCTGAGCGTCATGAACATTCCCCGTGACACCATGGTCAACGTCTCCTGGGACATCAAGCGCATCAACTCCGTCTATAACGTATACGGGGGAGGAGACGAGGGCATCCAGGCGCTCTTCGACGAGGTGAGCCAGCTGGTGGGCTTTATCCCCGACTTTTCCGTAGTGGTGGAGTGGGAGGCCGTGGGCGAGATGGCGGAGGCCATTGGCGGCGTGGACTTTGAGGTCCCCGTCAACATGAATTACGACGATCCGACCCAGGACCTGCATATCCATATCTCCAAGGGGATGCAGCATCTGGATGGGGAGGGCGTGATGAAGGTCCTCCGGTTCCGGGACGGCAACAACAACACCGGATACGTAAACGGAGACATCGGCCGTATCGAGACCCAGCAGAAGTTGCTCAAAGCCATTGTGGAGAAGCTGCTGACAAAGGTAACAGAGCCCTCCACCATCCTGAATTTGGCGGGTGTGTTCACAGAGAACGTGACCACAGATCTCACCGTACAGAATATCTTCTGGTTTGGGCAGCAGGCCGTACTGGGGAAGCCGCCCCTGAGCATTGACAATGTGAACTTTGTCACCATGCCCTGCACCAACAAGAGCGTGTGGAGCCGCAGTTTTGCGGGAAAGAGCTACCAGTTCCAGTCCTATGTGGTGCCCAACACCGAAGAGCTGGTATCCGTGGTGAACGAGTATTTCAACCCCTATCTGGAAGATCTGGACGATAAAGATCTGGATATTATGTATGTCAACAGCGACGGGACCATCGGCTCCAGCACCGGCGTGCTGGAGGATACCAGGCATAACTCGGCCTGGGCCGCTTATAAGAGCACACCCAAGGAGACGCCCACGCCGGAGGTGAGCGAGACCCCTGAGCTCCCTGAGAGCACGGAAACACCGGCTCCCGGCGTCACGCCGGACCCGGGCGCCACCTCCGCTCCACCTGGCGGAGGCGGCGGAGAGACCACGGCACCCACGGCGACACCGTCCGTCGGGCTGGAGGGGCCCACCGACGACGAGCCAGCGGCGCCTGAGCCCACGCCTACGCCTGATTCCGGGGCGGAGAGCGGGCCCCCTGAGGGGATCCCCATCATTTGA
- the rsfS gene encoding ribosome silencing factor — MTPKEMALVLAEALDSKKGQDIKVLETGALTTLADYFVICTATSTTQVKALADECEKVMKERGEAPHHIEGHRGGTWVLLDFSSVVVHLFMDEARQFYDLERLWKDAVDVDLSDILKPN; from the coding sequence ATGACGCCCAAAGAAATGGCATTGGTCCTCGCGGAAGCGCTGGACAGCAAAAAGGGACAGGACATCAAGGTCCTGGAGACCGGAGCCCTCACCACCCTGGCGGACTATTTCGTCATCTGTACCGCCACCTCCACCACGCAGGTGAAGGCACTGGCGGATGAGTGCGAAAAGGTCATGAAGGAGCGGGGCGAGGCGCCCCACCACATAGAGGGCCACCGGGGCGGCACTTGGGTGCTGCTGGACTTCTCCAGCGTTGTGGTCCACCTGTTTATGGATGAGGCCCGGCAGTTCTACGATCTGGAGCGGCTGTGGAAGGATGCCGTGGATGTGGACCTGAGCGATATCCTCAAGCCCAACTGA
- a CDS encoding RNA polymerase sigma factor, giving the protein MDREEAEQLARRFAPSVYRLAYARTGHRADAEDVMQEVFLRLMPAAPDFRDDEHAKAWLLRVAANCAGDLFRSALRRRARPLEEAQGLTQPGQEMSGVLEAVITLPSNYRIPLHLFYYEGYFVAEIARLLGKSEDVIRTRLHRGRGMLRRGLEGDEEHV; this is encoded by the coding sequence ATGGACAGGGAAGAGGCGGAACAGCTGGCACGTCGGTTTGCCCCGTCGGTGTACCGGCTGGCCTATGCCAGAACAGGGCACAGAGCGGACGCCGAGGACGTGATGCAGGAGGTGTTCCTCCGGTTGATGCCCGCCGCCCCGGATTTCCGGGATGATGAGCACGCCAAGGCCTGGCTTCTGCGGGTGGCGGCCAACTGCGCGGGGGATCTGTTCCGCTCTGCCTTGCGAAGGAGGGCGCGTCCGCTGGAGGAGGCTCAGGGCCTGACACAGCCTGGGCAGGAGATGAGCGGTGTACTGGAGGCGGTGATAACCCTACCGTCCAACTATCGGATTCCACTCCACCTGTTTTATTATGAGGGCTACTTCGTGGCGGAGATCGCCAGACTGTTGGGGAAAAGCGAGGATGTGATCCGCACTCGGCTCCACCGGGGCAGGGGAATGCTGCGGAGAGGGCTGGAAGGAGACGAGGAGCATGTTTGA
- the epsC gene encoding serine O-acetyltransferase EpsC: MFKRLSETLAAYQARDPAARSKLEIFLLYPGVHAILFHRVSHWLYRHRLFFLARLNSQIARHITGIEIHPGARIGRRFVIDHGMGIVIGETTEIGDDVLLYHGVTLGGTGKDQGKRHPTIGNGVMIACGAKVLGPFKVGDGARIASNAVVLSEIPAEATAVGVPARVVRIAGEKMNYAADVDQIHITDPVQKELQAISSRLEWLEKLMDEQAKSENL, encoded by the coding sequence ATGTTCAAACGACTTTCCGAGACTCTGGCGGCCTATCAGGCCCGGGACCCGGCGGCCCGATCCAAGCTGGAGATATTTTTGCTGTATCCGGGCGTACACGCCATCCTCTTTCACCGGGTATCCCACTGGCTGTACCGGCACAGGCTGTTCTTTCTGGCCCGGCTCAATTCCCAGATCGCCCGACACATCACCGGCATTGAGATCCATCCCGGCGCCCGGATCGGCCGCCGCTTCGTCATCGACCACGGTATGGGTATCGTCATCGGAGAGACCACAGAGATCGGAGACGACGTGCTCCTTTACCACGGCGTTACCTTGGGCGGCACTGGAAAGGACCAGGGGAAGCGGCACCCCACCATTGGAAACGGCGTCATGATCGCCTGCGGGGCCAAGGTCCTGGGGCCTTTTAAGGTGGGGGACGGGGCGCGGATCGCCTCCAACGCCGTGGTGCTCAGCGAGATCCCGGCAGAGGCCACGGCCGTGGGCGTCCCTGCCCGGGTGGTGCGCATCGCGGGTGAAAAGATGAACTACGCCGCCGATGTGGACCAGATCCATATCACCGATCCGGTACAAAAAGAGCTTCAGGCCATCAGTTCCCGGCTGGAGTGGCTGGAAAAACTGATGGATGAGCAGGCAAAAAGTGAAAATTTGTAA
- the cysS gene encoding cysteine--tRNA ligase: MKLYNSASHTKEEFIPHEPGKVSMYTCGPTVYHFAHIGNLRSYIMEDILEKFLRYDGYEVKRVMNITDVGHLSSDADTGEDKMLKGAQREHKSVMEIARFYTEAFFNDCKKLNIKYPDVVQPATGMIESYIKVISGLLEKGYAYQAGGNVYFDTAKLEHYYVFNDHDEEDLAVGVREGVDADNNKRNKTDFVLWFTKSKFEDQALKWDSPWGVGYPGWHIECSCISMRYLGEYLDIHCGGIDNAFPHHTNEIAQSEAYLGHPWCRYWVHVHHLDTAGGKMSKSKGEFTTVTTLEERGYDPLVYRLFCLQSHYRKSLTFSWENLDNARAAYDKLVARVAALTGEGTVDEAAVEAHQAAFKEALGNDLNTSLAVTRLYDVLKADVNDETKRALVGSFDQVLGLDLLEKAAALREKEKVPAEGAEEIEALIAQRAGAKKDKNWAEADRIRDVLKAMGVEIKDTPAGVEWKRI, encoded by the coding sequence ATGAAATTGTACAATTCCGCGTCTCATACCAAGGAGGAGTTTATCCCCCATGAGCCCGGCAAGGTATCCATGTATACCTGCGGCCCTACGGTCTATCATTTTGCCCATATTGGAAATCTCCGCAGCTATATTATGGAGGATATTCTGGAGAAGTTTCTCCGCTACGACGGCTATGAGGTCAAGCGCGTGATGAACATCACCGATGTGGGACACCTCTCCTCCGACGCCGATACCGGCGAGGACAAGATGCTCAAGGGGGCCCAGCGGGAGCACAAGTCCGTCATGGAAATCGCCCGGTTTTATACCGAAGCCTTTTTTAACGACTGCAAGAAGCTCAATATCAAATATCCCGATGTGGTGCAGCCCGCCACCGGTATGATCGAGAGCTATATCAAGGTCATTTCCGGGCTGTTGGAAAAGGGCTACGCCTATCAGGCGGGGGGCAATGTTTATTTTGACACCGCCAAGCTGGAGCACTATTATGTGTTTAACGACCACGACGAGGAGGACCTGGCGGTGGGCGTCCGGGAGGGCGTGGACGCGGACAACAATAAACGGAACAAGACGGATTTTGTGCTCTGGTTCACCAAATCCAAGTTCGAGGATCAGGCCCTCAAGTGGGACTCCCCCTGGGGCGTGGGGTACCCGGGCTGGCACATCGAATGTTCCTGTATCTCCATGCGGTATCTGGGCGAATACCTGGACATCCACTGTGGCGGCATCGACAACGCCTTCCCTCACCATACCAACGAGATCGCGCAAAGTGAGGCATATCTGGGGCATCCCTGGTGCAGATACTGGGTCCACGTCCACCACCTGGACACCGCCGGCGGAAAAATGTCCAAGTCCAAGGGCGAGTTCACCACCGTCACCACCCTGGAGGAGAGGGGATATGATCCCCTGGTCTACCGCCTTTTCTGCCTCCAGTCGCACTACCGTAAGAGTCTTACCTTCTCCTGGGAGAACCTGGACAACGCCAGAGCGGCCTATGACAAGCTGGTGGCCCGGGTAGCCGCGCTGACCGGAGAGGGTACCGTGGACGAGGCAGCGGTGGAGGCGCATCAAGCGGCTTTCAAGGAGGCACTGGGCAACGATCTGAACACCTCGCTGGCTGTCACCCGTCTCTATGACGTGCTGAAGGCGGACGTGAACGACGAGACCAAGCGCGCCCTGGTCGGAAGCTTTGACCAGGTCTTGGGCCTGGACCTGCTGGAGAAGGCCGCGGCGCTCCGGGAGAAAGAGAAGGTCCCCGCCGAGGGAGCCGAGGAGATCGAGGCGCTCATCGCCCAGCGGGCCGGGGCAAAAAAAGACAAAAATTGGGCGGAAGCGGACCGTATCCGCGACGTGCTCAAGGCCATGGGCGTGGAGATCAAGGACACCCCCGCCGGGGTGGAGTGGAAGCGGATCTGA
- a CDS encoding PF20097 family protein has protein sequence MKCPYCQKEMRSGYIPNGGQPVQWIPDGERPSMIAFSTAEKGIPLLGGFKPLKANGYMAQAHYCADCKIVIAATQP, from the coding sequence ATGAAGTGTCCATATTGCCAAAAAGAAATGAGATCCGGTTATATTCCAAACGGAGGCCAGCCGGTCCAGTGGATTCCTGACGGGGAAAGGCCCTCTATGATTGCCTTTTCAACGGCCGAAAAGGGGATTCCCCTCCTAGGTGGGTTCAAGCCGCTGAAGGCGAACGGATATATGGCCCAGGCGCATTACTGTGCAGATTGCAAAATAGTGATCGCAGCGACCCAACCGTGA
- a CDS encoding MATE family efflux transporter: protein MSERKNDFSKGSIPRNILTLAAPMTLAQLINVLYSVVDRMYLGRLPGHLALTGLGLTMPIVSILMGFANLCGMGGAPLCSICRGQGDDEEAEHILGNSFTLLLILGAAATLVFLLLKRPVLCLFGASEATFPYADAYLTIYLCGTLFVMVSLGMNPFINAQGFAEIGMMTVGLGAVVNIVLDPVFIFVLDMGVQGAALATVIAQGCSAVWVLKFLTGKRAILRLKFDCLALSARRVRKIVSLGLAGFFVNLTNSLVQVVCNTTLQAYGGDLYVGAMTIINSIREVVSMPVQGLSNGSQPVLGYNYGAGESRRVRQGIRFTSIVVVLYSTAAWAIIMLAPEAMIRLFTSEQPILDVGIPALRIYFSLFIIMSLQIAGQSVFTALGRSKNAIFFSLLRKAIINAPLTLLLPYLGMGTDGVFVAEAVSQLIGGLACFLTMYAVVYRPLGSLERAGS, encoded by the coding sequence TTGTCGGAACGGAAGAACGACTTTTCAAAGGGAAGCATTCCAAGAAATATTCTGACGCTGGCGGCCCCTATGACGCTGGCGCAGCTCATCAATGTCCTCTACAGCGTGGTGGACCGGATGTACCTCGGACGGCTGCCCGGGCATCTGGCGCTCACCGGACTGGGACTTACCATGCCCATCGTCTCCATTCTGATGGGGTTTGCCAACCTCTGCGGCATGGGCGGCGCGCCGCTGTGCTCCATCTGCCGGGGGCAGGGAGACGATGAGGAGGCCGAGCATATTCTGGGCAATTCCTTCACGTTGCTGCTGATCCTGGGTGCGGCGGCCACCCTGGTCTTTCTCCTGCTCAAGCGCCCGGTGCTCTGTCTCTTCGGCGCCAGTGAGGCCACCTTTCCCTATGCCGACGCCTATCTCACCATCTACCTCTGCGGCACCCTTTTCGTTATGGTGAGCCTAGGCATGAACCCCTTTATCAATGCGCAGGGCTTTGCCGAGATCGGCATGATGACGGTGGGGCTGGGCGCAGTGGTGAATATCGTCCTGGACCCCGTGTTCATCTTTGTGCTGGATATGGGAGTCCAGGGGGCGGCGCTGGCCACTGTGATCGCACAGGGCTGCTCGGCGGTGTGGGTGCTCAAATTCCTCACCGGGAAGAGGGCCATCCTGCGGCTGAAATTTGACTGCCTGGCCCTTTCCGCGCGCCGGGTCAGAAAGATCGTCTCGCTGGGGTTGGCCGGATTCTTTGTAAACCTCACCAACAGTCTGGTCCAGGTGGTCTGCAATACCACGCTCCAGGCCTATGGCGGCGACCTCTATGTGGGGGCCATGACCATCATCAACTCCATCCGCGAGGTGGTCTCCATGCCGGTCCAGGGGCTCTCCAACGGGTCCCAGCCCGTGCTGGGCTACAACTACGGCGCGGGGGAGTCCCGCAGAGTCCGGCAGGGGATTCGCTTCACCTCCATCGTGGTGGTCCTCTATTCGACTGCGGCCTGGGCGATCATCATGCTGGCGCCGGAGGCGATGATCCGCCTGTTCACCAGCGAACAGCCCATTTTGGACGTGGGGATCCCGGCGCTGCGCATCTATTTCAGCCTCTTCATCATCATGTCGCTCCAAATCGCGGGTCAGTCCGTCTTTACCGCGCTGGGCCGCTCCAAAAACGCCATTTTTTTCTCTTTGCTGCGGAAAGCCATCATCAACGCCCCCCTTACGCTGCTGCTTCCCTATTTGGGCATGGGGACCGACGGCGTGTTCGTCGCCGAGGCCGTCTCCCAGCTCATCGGGGGGCTGGCCTGCTTCCTCACCATGTATGCGGTGGTCTACCGGCCGCTGGGCAGCCTGGAGCGGGCGGGGAGCTGA
- the polA gene encoding DNA polymerase I, with the protein MKLMVIDGNSILNRAFYGVRPLSTRDGTPTNAVYGFLTILQKLVGEEEPDALCVCFDLKAPTFRHLAYEGYKAQRKPMPEDLVVQVPLLKEVLDAMNIPRYELEGWEADDLIGTISKLDTAAGWETVIVTGDKDSLQLITQTARVKLVTTRMGQTATRDMTPETFRAEYGFDPIHIIDLKALMGDASDNIPGVKGVGEKTAMDLIQRYQSVEAIYADLEAVEAKPAVLKKLGEGREQARMSYELATIRCDAPVRFTPEEALRRPVNEPVLYELFLRLEFAKLIDKLGLKGNQGLAHAEKAEAPQVQAELITDPAALAGLLEEWKGAERVFLQALPSLDGVCVLQGERMSAVFAERVGAGPYRDFLKTFFSGAVRKVSHDGKDLMHQLLGEGLTAEGFVFDTALAAYLLAPTDGSYAMDKLAISYFNTELPSRKDWAEPEAWGPLADPAPALAALSAWTGMVAALYEALSPKLEELGMHELYYQVDLPLCPVLARMERAGMLVDRRALAAFGEMLDGRIEADVRIIYELAGEEFNINSTQQLGRVLFEQLGLPPVKKTKTGYSTNVEVLEKLRGKHPIIDVIMDYRQLAKLKSTYVDGLTKVIADDGRIHTSFQNTVTTTGRLSSTEPNLQNIPVRTELGAELRKMFVAPAGYKLVDADYSQIELRLLAHISGDKAMQEAFLTGEDIHTATAAQVLGIPPEQVTHAQRSAAKAVNFGIVYGISAFSLSEDIHVSVAEARDYIERYLGHYAGVRDYRKRVVEQARQDGYVSTLMGRRRWLPEIKSSNFNLRSFGERVALNMPIQGTAADLIKLAMIRVDDRLRREGLAARLILQVHDELIVECPDAEVERVKALLTEEMEGVSALSVPMKADSAAGQSWAEAKE; encoded by the coding sequence ATGAAACTTATGGTCATCGACGGAAATTCCATCCTCAATCGGGCTTTTTACGGCGTCCGGCCCCTCTCTACCCGGGACGGCACGCCCACCAACGCCGTCTATGGCTTTCTCACCATCCTCCAGAAGCTGGTGGGGGAGGAGGAGCCCGACGCCCTGTGCGTCTGTTTCGATCTGAAGGCGCCCACCTTCCGCCATTTGGCCTATGAGGGCTATAAGGCCCAGCGTAAGCCCATGCCGGAGGACCTGGTGGTCCAGGTGCCCCTCCTCAAGGAGGTGCTGGACGCCATGAACATTCCCCGCTATGAGTTGGAGGGCTGGGAGGCTGACGATCTCATCGGCACCATCTCAAAGCTGGATACCGCCGCCGGCTGGGAGACCGTGATCGTCACCGGGGACAAGGACTCGCTCCAACTGATCACCCAGACGGCCAGGGTCAAGCTGGTGACCACCCGCATGGGGCAGACCGCCACCCGGGATATGACGCCGGAGACCTTTCGGGCGGAGTACGGCTTTGACCCCATCCACATCATCGATCTCAAGGCCCTCATGGGGGATGCCTCCGACAATATACCCGGCGTGAAGGGCGTCGGGGAAAAGACCGCCATGGACCTCATCCAGAGATACCAGAGCGTGGAGGCCATTTACGCCGATCTGGAAGCGGTGGAGGCCAAGCCCGCCGTCCTCAAAAAGCTGGGCGAAGGCCGGGAGCAGGCCCGGATGTCCTACGAGCTGGCCACGATCCGGTGCGACGCCCCTGTGCGTTTCACCCCGGAGGAGGCACTGCGCAGGCCGGTCAACGAGCCGGTGCTCTATGAGCTGTTTCTGCGCCTGGAATTCGCCAAGCTCATCGATAAGCTGGGACTCAAAGGGAACCAGGGGCTGGCGCACGCCGAAAAGGCGGAGGCGCCTCAGGTCCAGGCGGAGCTGATCACCGACCCGGCGGCCCTCGCCGGACTTTTGGAGGAGTGGAAAGGGGCCGAGCGGGTCTTTCTCCAGGCGCTGCCCTCCCTGGACGGCGTATGCGTGCTCCAGGGGGAGCGTATGTCCGCTGTGTTTGCCGAGCGGGTGGGGGCGGGACCCTACCGGGATTTTCTCAAGACCTTTTTCAGCGGTGCGGTGCGCAAGGTATCCCATGACGGGAAGGATCTGATGCATCAGCTCCTGGGGGAGGGGCTCACCGCGGAGGGCTTTGTCTTCGACACGGCCCTGGCGGCCTACCTCCTGGCCCCCACCGACGGGAGCTATGCCATGGATAAGCTGGCCATATCCTATTTCAACACCGAGCTGCCGTCCCGGAAGGATTGGGCGGAGCCGGAGGCGTGGGGACCTCTGGCCGACCCGGCGCCCGCCCTCGCGGCGCTGTCGGCCTGGACGGGGATGGTGGCCGCCCTGTATGAGGCGCTCTCCCCCAAGCTGGAGGAGCTGGGCATGCATGAGCTCTACTATCAGGTGGACCTCCCCCTGTGCCCGGTGCTGGCCCGCATGGAGCGGGCGGGGATGCTGGTGGACCGCAGGGCTCTGGCGGCCTTTGGCGAGATGCTGGACGGGCGCATCGAGGCCGATGTGAGGATCATCTACGAGCTGGCGGGAGAGGAATTCAACATCAACTCCACCCAGCAGTTGGGGCGCGTCCTGTTCGAGCAGCTTGGCCTGCCGCCGGTGAAAAAGACCAAGACCGGCTATTCCACCAATGTGGAGGTGCTGGAAAAGCTGCGGGGAAAACACCCCATCATCGACGTCATCATGGACTACCGCCAGCTTGCCAAGCTCAAGAGCACCTATGTGGACGGGCTGACCAAGGTCATCGCCGACGATGGGCGCATCCACACCTCCTTCCAGAACACCGTCACCACCACCGGGCGCCTCTCCTCCACGGAGCCCAACCTCCAGAACATCCCCGTCCGCACGGAGCTGGGGGCGGAGCTCCGGAAGATGTTTGTGGCGCCGGCGGGGTACAAGCTGGTGGACGCGGATTACTCCCAGATTGAGCTGCGGCTGCTGGCCCATATCTCCGGCGACAAAGCCATGCAGGAGGCGTTCCTCACCGGCGAGGATATCCACACGGCCACCGCCGCCCAGGTGCTGGGCATCCCGCCGGAGCAGGTGACCCACGCCCAGCGTTCCGCCGCCAAGGCGGTGAATTTCGGCATCGTGTACGGCATTTCGGCCTTCTCCCTTTCCGAGGACATCCACGTGAGCGTGGCGGAGGCCAGGGATTATATCGAGCGCTATCTGGGCCATTACGCCGGCGTCCGGGATTACAGGAAGCGGGTGGTGGAACAGGCCAGGCAGGACGGCTACGTCTCCACCCTGATGGGCCGCCGCCGTTGGCTGCCCGAGATCAAGTCCTCCAATTTCAATCTGCGCTCCTTCGGCGAGCGGGTGGCCCTCAATATGCCCATCCAGGGCACCGCCGCCGACCTCATCAAGCTGGCCATGATCCGGGTGGACGACCGCCTGCGCCGGGAGGGGCTGGCGGCCCGGCTGATCCTTCAGGTCCACGATGAGCTCATCGTGGAGTGTCCCGACGCCGAGGTGGAGCGGGTCAAGGCGCTGCTGACCGAGGAGATGGAGGGCGTGTCCGCGCTCTCCGTGCCCATGAAGGCCGACTCCGCCGCCGGACAGAGCTGGGCGGAGGCCAAGGAGTGA
- a CDS encoding GNAT family N-acetyltransferase — protein sequence MELRPISDLAGWYARELSEAFPENERKPLADMMSEMERGCYEPLGLYEGQALLGYATLWSREAFPGYVLLDYLGVTAGRRNGGLGAAILRLLGERYAGRALIITEAEAPVPGGPEAENALRLRRIGFYERCGFAPVYDIGSCGVRFRALVLGRMPAGMEKLMAAHRAIYGPGRPDVKIPLGPGEIPEPPYWMKGRN from the coding sequence ATGGAGCTGCGGCCGATCTCTGATTTGGCAGGCTGGTATGCGCGGGAGCTCTCTGAGGCGTTCCCGGAGAACGAGCGCAAACCCCTCGCCGATATGATGTCCGAGATGGAACGGGGCTGCTATGAGCCGCTGGGCCTCTATGAGGGGCAGGCGCTGCTGGGCTATGCCACGCTCTGGAGCCGGGAGGCGTTCCCCGGCTATGTGCTGCTGGACTACCTCGGCGTTACCGCCGGACGGCGGAACGGCGGGCTGGGCGCGGCCATCCTCCGGCTGCTGGGGGAGCGGTATGCGGGCCGGGCCCTGATCATCACTGAGGCGGAGGCCCCGGTCCCCGGCGGCCCCGAGGCGGAAAACGCCCTGCGGCTGCGGCGCATCGGTTTTTACGAGCGGTGCGGCTTTGCGCCGGTGTATGACATAGGGTCCTGCGGCGTTCGGTTCCGGGCCCTGGTCCTGGGTCGGATGCCCGCCGGCATGGAGAAGTTGATGGCGGCCCACCGGGCCATTTACGGCCCCGGGCGCCCCGATGTGAAGATCCCGCTGGGGCCCGGCGAGATACCGGAACCCCCATATTGGATGAAGGGACGAAACTGA
- the rimI gene encoding ribosomal protein S18-alanine N-acetyltransferase produces MKRKLVPMDRSHLPQVLAIERACFSKPWSEQTFADELYNDAVSLVVAEGEDGAVLGYGEVSVVLDEGCLEKIAVAEDSRRQGVAEEILGAFLRFGEAHLAFLTLEVRASNAPAIALYEKMGFETVGRRKNYYADLHEDAILMTVEFDRIGTV; encoded by the coding sequence TTGAAGAGAAAACTGGTGCCCATGGACCGCTCCCATCTGCCGCAGGTGCTCGCCATTGAGCGGGCCTGCTTTTCCAAGCCCTGGTCGGAGCAGACCTTTGCGGACGAGCTCTACAACGACGCCGTCTCCCTGGTAGTGGCTGAGGGGGAGGACGGCGCCGTGCTGGGCTACGGCGAGGTGAGCGTGGTGCTGGACGAGGGCTGCCTGGAAAAGATCGCCGTGGCGGAGGACAGCCGCCGTCAAGGGGTGGCGGAGGAGATCCTGGGCGCTTTTCTCCGCTTTGGGGAGGCCCATCTGGCGTTTCTCACCCTGGAGGTGCGGGCGTCCAACGCCCCAGCCATCGCCCTCTACGAGAAGATGGGCTTTGAGACGGTGGGCCGGAGAAAGAATTATTACGCGGATCTCCATGAGGACGCGATTTTAATGACGGTGGAGTTTGATCGGATTGGAACAGTATGA
- a CDS encoding GNAT family N-acetyltransferase: MEQYECKRLDLDALHLVYREHLTPDFPPAERKPLSAMEKLLSAGRYEPWGLYRGEELMAYALLWRDPEGGFVLLDYLGVCRDKPRGQGIGTVMVAHLMEQYRHVSGILVEAEAEGDDASPEENGLRARRLAFYRRLGFRELGYAARIFGVRYAMLLYGDRTGEEAMEAHQRLYHYEFSPWLYDRFIHIPERS; this comes from the coding sequence TTGGAACAGTATGAATGTAAGCGACTGGATCTGGACGCCCTGCACCTTGTCTACCGGGAACACCTGACGCCGGATTTTCCCCCCGCTGAACGCAAACCCCTCTCCGCCATGGAAAAGCTCCTGTCCGCCGGGCGGTACGAGCCCTGGGGACTCTACCGGGGAGAGGAACTGATGGCGTATGCCCTGCTGTGGAGGGACCCGGAAGGCGGCTTCGTGCTGCTGGACTATCTGGGCGTCTGCCGGGACAAGCCCAGGGGACAGGGCATCGGCACCGTGATGGTGGCCCATCTGATGGAGCAGTACCGCCACGTCAGCGGGATTCTGGTGGAGGCCGAGGCGGAGGGGGACGACGCCTCCCCGGAGGAGAATGGGCTCCGGGCCAGGCGGCTGGCCTTTTACCGCCGCCTGGGGTTCCGGGAGTTGGGCTATGCGGCGCGTATTTTCGGCGTGCGGTACGCCATGCTCCTGTACGGGGACCGGACCGGGGAGGAGGCCATGGAGGCCCACCAGCGGCTCTATCACTATGAGTTCAGCCCCTGGCTCTACGATCGGTTCATCCATATCCCCGAGAGGTCGTGA
- a CDS encoding helix-turn-helix domain-containing protein, translating to MYLLRLKELRESRGLTQTELAQLMQVVPRQYQRYERGEQEPRLAGWIFLADLYDVSLDYLVGRSDDPTRYGASAPEKEGPALEHSGL from the coding sequence ATGTATCTGCTTCGATTAAAAGAGCTGAGAGAAAGCCGTGGACTGACACAGACGGAGCTGGCCCAGCTCATGCAGGTTGTTCCACGGCAATACCAGCGCTATGAGCGGGGGGAACAGGAGCCGCGGTTGGCCGGTTGGATTTTTTTGGCGGACCTCTATGACGTGTCGCTGGACTACCTAGTGGGCCGCTCCGACGATCCCACCCGATATGGAGCCTCCGCTCCAGAGAAAGAAGGACCTGCCCTTGAACATTCTGGCCTTTGA